A single Actinomadura algeriensis DNA region contains:
- a CDS encoding TetR/AcrR family transcriptional regulator codes for MARPRKFDEGRAVEAAMLAFWTSGYDGTSTQELCEATGLGRSSIYNTFASKRELFDKALARYMEIKTAGLIEVLEDTGRPVRERLRTVLDNAAAADDREPLGCLVVNSMVELAPRDPAIAEVLDRDKRRRLDALKAAIATGMAAGEIDAGKDAAALAEFVVATVGGIRVAARGGADRATLRAVAATAMGAI; via the coding sequence ATGGCGAGACCGCGGAAGTTCGATGAGGGACGGGCCGTCGAGGCGGCCATGCTCGCGTTCTGGACGAGCGGGTACGACGGGACGTCGACGCAGGAGCTGTGCGAGGCCACGGGACTGGGGCGCAGCAGCATCTACAACACGTTCGCGAGCAAGCGCGAGCTGTTCGACAAGGCGCTCGCCCGGTACATGGAGATCAAGACGGCCGGGCTGATCGAGGTGCTGGAGGACACCGGACGTCCCGTGCGGGAGCGGCTGCGCACCGTCCTGGACAACGCCGCGGCGGCGGACGACCGGGAGCCGCTCGGCTGCCTGGTCGTGAACTCGATGGTGGAGCTCGCGCCGCGGGACCCGGCGATCGCCGAGGTGCTCGACAGGGACAAGCGGCGGCGGCTGGACGCGCTGAAGGCGGCGATCGCGACCGGGATGGCCGCGGGCGAGATCGACGCCGGCAAGGACGCGGCGGCGCTCGCGGAGTTCGTCGTGGCGACGGTCGGCGGGATCCGGGTGGCGGCGCGCGGCGGCGCCGACCGGGCGACCCTGCGTGCCGTCGCCGCGACGGCGATGGGCGCGATCTGA
- a CDS encoding TetR/AcrR family transcriptional regulator, with product MTGTRPPARRGAGRPTREQAEARDKELLDTALDLFLEHGYELATIEMIAARVAMTKRTIYARYPEKAALFLAAVRSAIERQAVPREVLDDLDRGDLAETLKAVARLRIGQVATPDGLRLQRIVSTESYRFPEIFVAHYERSTALVVDFVTGLFDRAAAAGRIVPTDSEQAARAFMSMAVGGQVRAIVAGRPPTPEKIDERVDFTVDLLMNGLRPR from the coding sequence ATGACCGGCACGCGGCCGCCGGCGCGCCGCGGCGCGGGGCGGCCCACCCGCGAACAGGCCGAGGCGCGCGACAAGGAGCTGCTCGACACCGCGCTGGACCTGTTCCTCGAACACGGCTACGAGCTGGCGACGATCGAGATGATCGCCGCCCGCGTCGCCATGACGAAGCGGACGATCTACGCCCGCTACCCCGAGAAGGCGGCGCTGTTCCTCGCCGCGGTGCGGAGCGCCATCGAGCGGCAGGCCGTGCCGCGGGAGGTGCTCGACGACCTCGACCGCGGCGACCTAGCCGAGACGCTGAAGGCGGTCGCCCGGCTACGGATCGGCCAGGTGGCGACCCCGGACGGGCTGCGGCTGCAACGCATCGTCAGCACCGAGAGCTACCGGTTCCCGGAGATCTTCGTCGCGCACTACGAGCGGAGCACCGCGCTGGTGGTCGACTTCGTCACCGGCCTGTTCGACCGTGCCGCCGCCGCGGGACGGATCGTCCCCACCGATTCCGAGCAGGCCGCCCGCGCCTTCATGAGCATGGCGGTCGGCGGCCAGGTGCGCGCCATCGTGGCCGGCCGGCCGCCGACCCCGGAAAAGATCGACGAACGGGTCGACTTCACCGTCGACCTGCTGATGAACGGCCTGCGGCCGCGCTGA
- a CDS encoding M6 family metalloprotease domain-containing protein, producing MRAKNALVVPAAAALLLAGLAAAPAAARPRASGPDPSVNPWQTRHWPQTQPWQRPEPSPRTFAAGGGPQPVDPQNYELPDTMTWDDYASVPGTSWADPSREGSIKNFRGAVVLVDYANQPFVVTQPKNSSVFGNPNLVGDVPREDVARFYEDFLNKPQDLNHGHTLHEYWMEDSGGRYGVDLSAFGAYRMPAKDHEYGIDDRMQKGNGCPEGDTCNRDLRTDARAAWVADVGEETASKFDFVFFLSAGQDESSTWQEFGEMKFGTKEQVPDVWGSGDPKLPNWVDTRYIPWTSWQAGSTIWPNATRGSSTQAESSGMGVFAHEFSHILGIGDNYNNPYGDPPRRAFSGPWDMLSRGSFNGPGGPHARWTIPATGASMGAQHMLRNKLELGIVDPAKVLQIDRAALAAQGMVVAKITARAVEPGEKALAGINLKFGDGGDKSPECDTGTDPLCDGGGYDNYTLEVVDRMGMDSFTPDSGVLLAKTKNEDRAPFIWVKDANPQDIDKVDFVLPDGTEKKMTIGDYRQLSDALFHAGTNSGSEYEYVDEANRLHFYVLDLERDENGVLSYTVGIRSLDGPGPQRRGVKVDSGNASREGGGWLKCTMEVHNRGKGGTGHHGSDVFRLHAEVDGDGWQVRLPNTLATATVRHSAWVEVWAKPGPDAERKAKLRLTGTSESDPAQSDSGTCRLP from the coding sequence ATGCGCGCCAAGAACGCCCTCGTGGTGCCCGCCGCGGCAGCGTTGCTGCTCGCGGGCCTCGCGGCCGCGCCCGCCGCCGCGAGGCCCCGCGCTTCCGGCCCGGACCCGTCCGTGAACCCGTGGCAGACGCGCCACTGGCCGCAGACCCAGCCGTGGCAGCGTCCCGAACCGTCCCCGCGGACGTTCGCGGCGGGCGGCGGCCCGCAGCCGGTCGACCCGCAGAACTACGAGCTCCCCGACACGATGACCTGGGACGACTACGCCTCCGTCCCCGGAACCTCGTGGGCCGACCCGTCCCGCGAAGGGTCGATCAAGAACTTCCGGGGCGCGGTCGTCCTCGTCGACTACGCGAACCAGCCGTTCGTCGTGACGCAGCCGAAGAACTCGTCCGTCTTCGGGAATCCGAACCTGGTCGGCGACGTCCCGCGCGAAGACGTCGCGCGGTTCTACGAGGACTTCCTCAACAAGCCGCAGGACCTCAACCACGGCCACACCCTCCACGAGTACTGGATGGAGGACTCCGGCGGCCGTTACGGGGTCGACCTGAGCGCCTTCGGCGCCTACCGGATGCCCGCCAAGGACCACGAGTACGGCATCGACGACCGGATGCAGAAGGGCAACGGCTGCCCCGAGGGCGACACCTGCAACCGCGACCTGCGCACGGACGCCCGCGCCGCGTGGGTCGCCGACGTCGGAGAGGAGACGGCGTCGAAGTTCGACTTCGTGTTCTTCCTCTCGGCAGGTCAAGACGAAAGCTCGACCTGGCAGGAGTTCGGCGAGATGAAGTTCGGCACGAAGGAGCAGGTGCCGGACGTGTGGGGTTCCGGCGATCCGAAGCTGCCGAACTGGGTCGACACCCGCTACATCCCGTGGACGTCCTGGCAGGCGGGCTCGACGATCTGGCCGAACGCCACCCGGGGCAGTTCCACGCAGGCCGAGAGCTCCGGCATGGGCGTGTTCGCGCACGAGTTCAGCCACATTCTCGGCATCGGCGACAACTACAACAACCCGTACGGCGACCCGCCGCGCCGCGCGTTCAGCGGCCCGTGGGACATGCTGAGCCGCGGCAGCTTCAACGGGCCGGGCGGCCCGCACGCCCGCTGGACGATTCCGGCGACCGGCGCGTCCATGGGCGCACAGCACATGCTGCGCAACAAGCTCGAACTGGGCATCGTGGACCCGGCGAAGGTGCTGCAGATCGACCGCGCGGCGCTCGCCGCGCAGGGCATGGTCGTCGCGAAGATCACCGCGCGGGCCGTCGAACCGGGCGAGAAGGCCCTCGCCGGGATCAACCTGAAGTTCGGCGACGGCGGCGACAAGAGCCCCGAATGCGACACCGGCACGGACCCGCTGTGCGACGGCGGCGGCTACGACAACTACACCCTCGAGGTCGTCGACCGCATGGGCATGGACTCCTTCACCCCCGACTCCGGCGTCCTCCTCGCCAAGACCAAGAACGAGGACCGCGCCCCGTTCATCTGGGTGAAGGACGCGAACCCGCAGGACATCGACAAGGTCGACTTCGTCCTCCCCGACGGGACGGAGAAGAAGATGACGATCGGCGACTACCGGCAGCTCTCGGACGCCCTCTTCCACGCGGGCACGAACTCCGGCAGCGAGTACGAGTACGTCGACGAGGCCAACCGCCTGCACTTCTACGTCCTCGACCTCGAACGCGACGAGAACGGCGTCCTGTCCTACACGGTCGGGATCCGCTCGCTCGACGGCCCGGGCCCGCAGCGGCGCGGCGTCAAGGTCGACTCCGGCAACGCGAGCCGTGAAGGCGGCGGCTGGCTGAAGTGCACGATGGAGGTCCACAACAGGGGCAAGGGCGGCACCGGCCACCACGGCTCCGACGTGTTCCGCCTGCACGCCGAGGTGGACGGCGACGGCTGGCAGGTCCGGCTGCCGAACACGCTCGCCACCGCGACCGTCCGGCACAGCGCCTGGGTCGAGGTGTGGGCCAAGCCCGGCCCGGACGCCGAGCGCAAGGCCAAGCTGCGCCTGACCGGCACCTCCGAGAGCGACCCGGCCCAGTCCGATTCCGGGACGTGCCGCCTGCCCTGA
- a CDS encoding ABC transporter permease translates to MMLTAAVRIGRSLLVVLLVSLAVVGLMSLAPGSVASVILGEDATPESIAALNEKLGLDQPFWAQYLDWLGNAVRGDLGTSPITNQPVTEAIAERLPVTLQLAAMALLIALAVAVLMAVASAVRPGGAVDRALNVVSSVFLSVPAFIAGPVLIYLLAQQLGWFPVIGWTDVGEGLAANLRGALLPAISIALIEIAAFHRILREDLIGTLREDFVGAARAKGMSPSYVMFRHALRPSSMSLITLAGINLGRLVGGTVIVESLFLLPGLGQLLTSSIVSRDLITVQGVVVFVAVVYVAINTVVDLGYRLIDPRVRKAVTA, encoded by the coding sequence ATGATGCTCACCGCCGCTGTCCGGATCGGCCGAAGTCTCCTCGTGGTGCTGCTGGTCAGCCTCGCCGTGGTGGGGCTGATGAGCCTGGCGCCCGGCTCGGTCGCGTCCGTCATTCTCGGCGAGGACGCGACCCCCGAATCGATCGCCGCACTGAACGAGAAACTCGGCCTCGACCAACCCTTCTGGGCCCAGTATCTGGACTGGCTCGGCAATGCCGTGCGAGGAGATCTGGGCACTTCACCGATCACGAACCAGCCGGTCACCGAGGCGATCGCCGAGCGGCTGCCGGTGACCCTGCAACTGGCCGCCATGGCGCTGCTCATCGCGCTGGCCGTCGCGGTGCTGATGGCGGTCGCCTCCGCGGTCCGGCCGGGGGGCGCGGTCGACCGCGCCCTCAACGTGGTGTCGTCGGTGTTCCTGTCGGTACCGGCGTTCATCGCGGGGCCGGTGCTGATCTACCTGCTCGCGCAGCAGCTCGGCTGGTTCCCGGTGATCGGCTGGACGGACGTCGGCGAGGGCCTCGCCGCGAACCTGCGCGGCGCCCTGCTGCCCGCGATCTCCATCGCGCTGATCGAGATCGCGGCCTTCCACCGCATCCTGCGCGAGGACCTGATCGGAACGTTGCGGGAGGACTTCGTCGGGGCCGCGCGGGCGAAGGGCATGAGCCCGTCCTACGTGATGTTCCGGCACGCGCTGCGTCCGTCGTCGATGTCGCTGATCACGCTCGCCGGGATCAACCTCGGCCGGCTGGTCGGCGGAACGGTGATCGTCGAGTCGCTGTTCCTGCTGCCCGGCCTCGGCCAGCTGCTCACGTCCTCGATCGTCTCCCGCGACCTGATCACGGTGCAGGGCGTGGTGGTGTTCGTCGCGGTGGTCTACGTCGCGATCAACACGGTGGTCGACCTGGGCTACCGATTGATCGACCCCCGGGTCAGGAAGGCGGTCACCGCGTGA
- a CDS encoding Lrp/AsnC family transcriptional regulator: MRLDDIDRRIVARLLEDGRASYAQIGDRVGLSAPAVKRRVDRLRADGVITGFAAVVDPAAVGWTTEAFIEIFCTGATSPEEIHSSVRGHPEVVAAYTISGDASALVHVRARDIQHLEQALERLRREDNITATKTSIVLSRLIGHPFDAPSGRPDPAGTASVTGQ; encoded by the coding sequence TTGCGTCTTGACGACATCGACCGGCGAATCGTTGCACGTCTCCTGGAGGACGGACGCGCGTCCTACGCGCAGATCGGCGACCGGGTCGGGCTGTCCGCCCCGGCGGTGAAGCGGCGCGTGGACCGGCTGCGCGCGGACGGCGTCATCACCGGGTTCGCGGCCGTCGTCGACCCGGCCGCCGTCGGCTGGACCACCGAGGCGTTCATCGAGATCTTCTGCACCGGCGCGACGTCCCCCGAGGAGATCCACTCGAGCGTCCGCGGCCACCCCGAGGTCGTCGCGGCGTACACGATCAGCGGGGACGCGAGCGCGCTCGTCCACGTGCGCGCCCGCGACATCCAGCACCTGGAGCAGGCCCTCGAGCGGCTCCGCCGCGAGGACAACATCACGGCGACGAAGACCTCGATCGTCCTGTCGCGGCTGATCGGCCACCCGTTCGACGCGCCGTCCGGCCGTCCGGACCCTGCCGGGACGGCCTCGGTTACCGGACAGTAG
- the rocD gene encoding ornithine--oxo-acid transaminase — MTPTEKLRAMSEEHSAHNYHPLPIVLAGGEGAWVSDVEGRRYLDMLAAYSAVNFGHRNPRLTEAVRRQLDRVTLVSRAFDHDQFGPFVTELAELCGKDMVLPMNSGAEAVETALKTARKWGYEVRGVPADRANIITFEGNFHGRTTTIISFSTDPDARDSYGPYTPGFRTVPYGDADALKAAMDGDTVGVLVEPIQGEAGVNVPPSGFLRAVRELCTANGALMIADEIQSGLGRTGTTFAVEHEDVVPDVYVLGKALGGGIVPVSAVVADADVLGVFRPGQHGSTFGGNPVACAIGREVVAMLRTGEFQERSRTLGAHMHARLGGLSGDVVREVRGRGLWAGVELHGKARPVSERLMDLGVLAKETHDTTLRLAPPLVIERSDLDWALDQLEIALKG; from the coding sequence GTGACGCCGACCGAGAAGCTGCGGGCGATGTCCGAGGAGCACAGCGCGCACAACTACCACCCGCTGCCGATCGTGCTGGCGGGCGGCGAGGGCGCGTGGGTGTCCGACGTCGAGGGCCGCCGCTACCTGGACATGCTGGCCGCCTACTCCGCCGTCAACTTCGGGCACCGCAACCCGCGCCTCACCGAGGCCGTGCGGCGGCAGCTCGACCGGGTGACGCTCGTCAGCCGCGCCTTCGACCACGACCAGTTCGGCCCGTTCGTCACGGAACTGGCCGAACTGTGCGGCAAGGACATGGTGCTGCCGATGAACAGCGGCGCCGAGGCCGTCGAGACGGCGCTGAAGACCGCCCGCAAGTGGGGGTACGAGGTCCGCGGCGTCCCGGCCGACCGCGCGAACATCATCACGTTCGAGGGCAACTTCCACGGCCGGACGACCACGATCATCAGCTTCTCGACCGACCCGGACGCCCGCGACTCCTACGGCCCGTACACGCCCGGCTTCCGGACCGTCCCCTACGGCGACGCCGACGCCCTCAAAGCCGCGATGGACGGCGACACCGTCGGGGTGCTGGTCGAGCCGATCCAGGGCGAGGCGGGCGTGAACGTCCCGCCGAGCGGGTTCCTTCGGGCGGTGCGGGAGCTGTGCACCGCGAACGGCGCGCTGATGATCGCCGACGAGATCCAGTCGGGCCTCGGCCGGACCGGCACCACGTTCGCGGTCGAGCACGAGGACGTCGTCCCGGACGTCTACGTCCTGGGCAAGGCGCTCGGCGGCGGGATCGTGCCGGTGTCGGCGGTCGTCGCGGACGCGGACGTCCTCGGCGTGTTCAGGCCCGGCCAGCACGGCTCGACGTTCGGCGGCAACCCGGTCGCGTGCGCGATCGGCCGCGAGGTCGTCGCGATGCTGCGGACGGGCGAGTTCCAGGAACGCTCCAGGACGCTCGGCGCGCACATGCACGCGCGGCTCGGGGGGCTGTCCGGCGACGTCGTCCGGGAGGTGCGCGGGCGCGGCCTGTGGGCGGGCGTGGAACTGCACGGGAAGGCCCGCCCGGTCAGCGAGCGGCTGATGGACCTGGGCGTCCTCGCCAAGGAGACCCACGACACCACGCTCCGCCTGGCGCCGCCGCTGGTCATCGAGCGCAGCGACCTCGACTGGGCGCTGGATCAGCTGGAGATCGCCCTCAAGGGCTGA
- a CDS encoding SDR family NAD(P)-dependent oxidoreductase, with protein MTFDANRPVTVVTGASSGIGRSTARALLERGRRVIGVGRDPSRCADAEEELAGVGPFVMVRGDFTLMAEVERVAATIRELAPRLDVLINNAGGVRDRRIVTAEGTEATFAANHLAPFLLTRELMPVLRASAADLPPGSVRVITVSSSAHRIGTGLDWDDLQSLRGFHTAVAYGRAKLAGILFTRELARRAASDGIVAQAMHPGRVATNFASHGDAAMREHMAAADTVPPGEPAETLVWLATDPEGGRGAGRYFHRREEETPAETALDERAAARLWTESERLLARLGH; from the coding sequence GTGACCTTCGATGCGAACCGGCCCGTCACGGTCGTCACCGGGGCCAGCTCCGGAATCGGCAGATCGACCGCCCGCGCGCTCCTGGAACGGGGCCGCCGGGTGATCGGCGTGGGCCGCGATCCGAGCCGCTGCGCGGACGCCGAAGAGGAACTCGCGGGGGTCGGCCCCTTCGTCATGGTGCGCGGCGACTTCACCCTGATGGCCGAGGTCGAGCGCGTGGCGGCCACGATCCGGGAGCTCGCGCCGCGCCTCGACGTCCTGATCAACAACGCGGGCGGCGTGCGCGATCGCCGGATCGTCACCGCCGAAGGGACCGAGGCCACGTTCGCCGCCAACCACCTCGCCCCGTTCCTGCTGACCCGGGAGCTGATGCCGGTGCTGCGGGCGAGCGCGGCGGACCTGCCTCCCGGGTCGGTGCGGGTGATCACCGTCTCGTCGAGCGCCCACCGCATCGGCACCGGGCTGGACTGGGACGACCTGCAGAGCCTTCGCGGCTTCCACACCGCCGTCGCCTACGGCCGCGCGAAGCTCGCCGGAATCCTGTTCACCCGCGAGCTGGCCCGCAGAGCGGCCTCGGACGGGATCGTCGCGCAGGCCATGCATCCCGGCCGGGTCGCCACCAACTTCGCCTCCCACGGGGACGCGGCCATGCGGGAGCACATGGCCGCGGCCGACACCGTCCCGCCCGGCGAGCCGGCCGAGACGCTGGTCTGGCTGGCCACCGACCCCGAAGGCGGCCGCGGCGCGGGCCGCTACTTCCATCGCAGGGAGGAGGAGACGCCCGCCGAGACCGCGCTCGACGAGCGTGCCGCGGCCCGTCTCTGGACCGAGAGCGAGAGGCTGCTGGCCCGGCTCGGCCACTGA
- a CDS encoding Cmx/CmrA family chloramphenicol efflux MFS transporter encodes MRPAVYVLGAAIFAQGTSELMLAGLLPAMADDLGVSVPDAGLLISAFAIGMLVGAPVLAIATLRWPRRRALLAFLAVFALAHVAGALTPGYWVLFGTRVVGAFVYAGFWAVAAATALELVPANARGRAMSVVAGGLTIATIVGLPAGTIVGQQFGWRAAFWAVALMSVLAMAGVAATIPGGRSEGAVPRVREQVRALRVPRVWLAFATTSLATGGLLATFGYLGAMLEETTGIAAAWVPGVLALYGLGALIGITVGGRTADARTVPTLYAGFGGLVVVSAGLALVLESAAPTAALVFLLGLFGFATNPALNTRAFGMVDGATTLVAAGNVAAFNVGITAGPWLGGVAIGAGAGYASTAWIGAGLGVLALGTVALGRVRRPVARVEPERTPVLARRQ; translated from the coding sequence ATGAGACCTGCCGTGTACGTGCTGGGTGCGGCGATCTTCGCGCAGGGGACGTCGGAGCTGATGCTCGCCGGGCTGCTGCCCGCGATGGCGGACGATCTGGGCGTGTCGGTCCCGGACGCGGGCCTGCTGATCTCGGCGTTCGCGATCGGGATGCTGGTGGGGGCGCCGGTGCTGGCGATCGCGACGCTGCGGTGGCCGCGGCGGCGGGCGCTGCTGGCGTTCCTCGCGGTGTTCGCGCTCGCGCACGTGGCGGGCGCGCTGACGCCCGGATACTGGGTGCTGTTCGGGACGCGGGTCGTGGGCGCGTTCGTCTACGCGGGATTCTGGGCGGTGGCCGCGGCGACGGCGCTGGAGCTGGTGCCGGCGAACGCGCGGGGACGGGCGATGAGCGTGGTCGCGGGCGGGCTGACGATCGCGACGATCGTGGGCCTGCCCGCCGGGACGATCGTGGGGCAGCAGTTCGGGTGGCGCGCGGCGTTCTGGGCGGTCGCGCTGATGTCGGTCCTCGCGATGGCGGGGGTGGCCGCGACGATTCCGGGCGGACGGTCCGAAGGCGCGGTCCCGCGCGTGCGGGAGCAGGTGCGCGCGCTGCGCGTCCCGCGGGTGTGGCTCGCGTTCGCGACGACGTCGCTGGCCACGGGCGGGCTGCTGGCCACGTTCGGCTACCTGGGCGCGATGCTGGAGGAGACGACGGGGATCGCGGCCGCGTGGGTGCCCGGGGTGCTCGCCCTCTACGGCCTGGGCGCGCTGATCGGGATCACGGTCGGGGGGCGGACGGCCGACGCGCGGACGGTGCCGACGCTGTACGCGGGGTTCGGCGGGCTCGTGGTCGTGTCGGCGGGGCTGGCGCTGGTGCTGGAGTCGGCGGCGCCGACGGCCGCGCTGGTGTTCCTGCTCGGACTGTTCGGGTTCGCGACGAACCCGGCGCTGAACACGCGGGCGTTCGGCATGGTGGACGGCGCGACGACGCTGGTCGCGGCCGGGAACGTCGCCGCGTTCAACGTCGGGATCACCGCGGGCCCGTGGCTGGGCGGCGTCGCGATCGGCGCGGGCGCCGGGTACGCGTCCACGGCGTGGATCGGCGCGGGCCTGGGCGTCCTGGCGCTGGGCACGGTCGCGCTGGGACGGGTGCGGCGCCCGGTCGCGCGGGTCGAGCCGGAGCGGACGCCGGTCCTCGCGCGCCGTCAGTGA
- the rraA gene encoding ribonuclease E activity regulator RraA, whose protein sequence is MEFATADLIDDFGDELRSCETQFRQYGGRARFAGPVTTVRCHRDNGLVKKLLNGPGDGRVLVVDGGGSLASALMGDMIAAAAARNGWAGVVINGAVRDVAALREIDLGAKALGSNPRKSAKDAAGEVDVPVSFGGVEFRPGDWLYGDEDGIVVAGRDVLA, encoded by the coding sequence ATGGAGTTCGCGACCGCTGACCTCATCGACGACTTCGGGGACGAGCTGCGCAGCTGCGAGACGCAGTTCCGGCAGTACGGGGGACGCGCGCGGTTCGCCGGGCCCGTCACGACCGTCCGCTGCCACCGCGACAACGGCCTCGTCAAGAAGCTGCTGAACGGCCCCGGCGACGGCCGGGTGCTCGTCGTGGACGGCGGCGGCTCGCTCGCGTCCGCGCTGATGGGCGACATGATCGCGGCCGCGGCCGCCCGGAACGGCTGGGCCGGCGTGGTGATCAACGGTGCGGTGCGGGACGTCGCCGCGCTGCGCGAGATCGACCTCGGCGCGAAGGCCCTCGGCTCGAACCCGCGCAAGAGCGCCAAGGACGCCGCCGGCGAGGTGGACGTCCCGGTGTCGTTCGGCGGCGTGGAGTTCCGGCCCGGCGACTGGCTCTACGGCGACGAGGACGGCATCGTCGTCGCCGGGCGCGACGTGCTGGCGTGA
- a CDS encoding acyl-CoA reductase: MTETRTPPHADVVSAPFFQRGELVEGHDTVHRSRDLGVAFATPRVTMDGLVHPRDEVPPLLNVPLTEIIDFLVETGERIRDPRNPFIRDCLDRMSTTHVLPRRVLEAQVVSAAAYLDARLLRTVVEQNFPDPAALDGWIPKQDFTGRKSFVRAFASRLIHVLPGNSPGVAVKSIAQGALVKAVNLFKMSSSDPFTTVAILRTMAGIDPGHPIVKSMSAAYWRGGDDTVERVLYRPQYFDKIVAWGGGDAINNVIKYLGPGFQLVSFDPKTSISMVGREALASDGTLDLAASLAASDVMVLNQEACVASRFVYLEADQAGADRFCERLHAHIVGKAAESGDARPLDRDLREQIDTLAMLDDEFRVWGRTDGTGLVIRSDEPVDFHPINKVVNVVRVDSLDRAVPHVNVATQTIGFYPFDRTADYRDRLAACGAQRVVRLGEAGPSTIGNPHDAMYPLHRFVHWMAHEDGTVPG, encoded by the coding sequence GTGACCGAGACCCGTACGCCGCCTCATGCCGATGTCGTGTCCGCGCCGTTCTTCCAGCGCGGCGAACTCGTCGAGGGCCACGACACCGTGCACCGGTCCCGCGACCTGGGCGTCGCCTTCGCGACACCGCGCGTCACCATGGACGGGCTGGTGCATCCGCGCGACGAGGTGCCGCCCCTGCTGAACGTCCCGCTCACGGAGATCATCGACTTCCTCGTCGAGACCGGCGAGCGCATCCGCGATCCGCGCAATCCGTTCATCCGGGACTGCCTCGATCGCATGTCGACCACGCACGTCCTGCCGCGCCGGGTGCTGGAGGCGCAGGTCGTCTCCGCCGCCGCCTATCTCGACGCGCGGCTGCTGCGGACCGTGGTCGAACAGAACTTCCCCGACCCGGCGGCGCTGGACGGGTGGATCCCCAAGCAGGACTTCACCGGACGCAAGAGCTTCGTGCGGGCGTTCGCGTCGCGGCTGATCCACGTGCTGCCGGGGAACTCGCCGGGCGTCGCGGTGAAGTCCATCGCCCAGGGCGCGCTGGTCAAGGCCGTCAACCTGTTCAAGATGTCCTCCAGCGACCCGTTCACCACGGTCGCGATCCTGCGGACCATGGCCGGCATCGATCCCGGCCACCCGATCGTGAAGTCGATGTCGGCGGCCTACTGGCGCGGCGGCGACGACACGGTGGAGCGCGTCCTGTACCGCCCCCAGTACTTCGACAAGATCGTCGCCTGGGGCGGCGGCGACGCGATCAACAACGTGATCAAGTACCTCGGCCCCGGCTTCCAGCTGGTGTCCTTCGACCCCAAGACCTCGATCTCGATGGTCGGCCGGGAGGCGCTCGCCTCGGACGGGACGCTCGATCTCGCCGCCTCGCTCGCCGCCTCCGACGTCATGGTGCTCAACCAGGAGGCCTGCGTCGCCAGCCGCTTCGTTTATCTCGAGGCGGACCAGGCGGGCGCCGACCGCTTCTGCGAGCGGCTGCACGCGCACATCGTCGGGAAGGCGGCCGAGTCCGGCGACGCCCGGCCGCTCGACCGGGACCTGCGCGAGCAGATCGACACGCTGGCGATGCTCGACGACGAGTTCCGCGTCTGGGGCAGGACCGACGGCACGGGGCTGGTGATCCGGTCCGACGAGCCCGTGGACTTCCACCCGATCAACAAGGTCGTCAACGTGGTCCGGGTCGACTCCCTCGACCGGGCCGTGCCGCACGTCAACGTCGCGACGCAGACGATCGGCTTCTACCCCTTCGACCGGACGGCCGACTACCGCGACCGTCTCGCCGCGTGCGGCGCACAACGCGTCGTCCGGCTGGGTGAGGCGGGCCCCAGCACCATCGGCAACCCGCACGACGCGATGTACCCGCTGCACCGTTTCGTCCACTGGATGGCCCACGAGGACGGCACCGTGCCGGGCTGA